From a single Rutidosis leptorrhynchoides isolate AG116_Rl617_1_P2 chromosome 5, CSIRO_AGI_Rlap_v1, whole genome shotgun sequence genomic region:
- the LOC139848718 gene encoding glutamate receptor 2.8-like yields the protein MSILIVCANNGNCLICSNSQHVVRAIGDVVEKSSRVRTEQPIAMEMAIHDFCKIKNRTCSCPVLNNKNSQGNMVRLVYEVIDVMERNQVEAIIGTISPQQATLVAEFTKAAMTIPIVNSTWVAVKAIQVLKGLSSTRNKHESISHSEFIDLSGNVSLKSGKLTQQTFHVINVIGRGYREIGIWSSGSCVPFDNLESRKANLGLIFLPSETHIIPTGNIHSPEKVQKQLKIGVPAEAVFNQFVNVIYDPNKNKTYVTGFTIKVLEGVMKQLPYAVSYVMVPYKGTYDDLLAGVYNKTLDMVIGDIEITSYRYQYADFSQPYMETEIVMVAPMKKDTYNKGFIFLYAFTSKLWIVLLAMTVGTASVIWFNEHVHENMDFKGSSTFEYITNMLWFAVAVLSLSQREPIKNDLSRLALATWFCVNMIVAVCFSATLSLIITDSRFHPTQKFHGNNYIVGCVENSFISRYLVNVLHFSPKNLRHFKSIEGFHEAFKKREIDAAFFVSPHANVFLAKYCEDYQNIVSTKLSGFSFAFQKGSTLTRDFSEAILKVIETTEITYIEKNMLKSLSKCSQLSQEQESNGPLQLDLTDFTGLFIILGCVSTFVFIAALNHLIAKHPDAIWRLIQSNLITRRIGKLIALLLQIRVVLRDLGVELTPNQATA from the exons ATGAGTATTTTGATTGTGTGTGCAAATAATGGAAATTGCTTGATTTGTTCAAATAGCCAACATGTCGTTAGAGCAATCGGTGATGTGGTCGAAAAAAGTTCACGTGTTAGGACAGAACAACCAATAGCCATGGAGATGGCTATCCATGATTTCTGCAAGATAAAGAACCGTACTTGTTCTTGCCCagttttaaacaataaaaattctcaAGGAAACATGGTTCGATTGGTTTATGAAG TAATTGACGTCATGGAGAGGAACCAAGTAGAAGCGATTATCGGAACAATAAGCCCCCAACAAGCCACTTTAGTTGCCGAGTTCACAAAAGCCGCCATGACAATTCCGATAGTGAATTCAACTTGGGTGGCTGTTAAGGCCATTCAAGTTTTAAAAGGGTTGAGTTCAACAAGGAATAAGCATGAAAGTATATCACATAGTGAATTCATTGACTTAAGTGGCAATGTAAGCTTAAAATCTGGAAAACTAACCCAACAAACTTTTCACGTTATTAATGTGATTGGTAGAGGCTACAGAGAGATTGGAATATGGTCATCGGGGTCTTGTGTCCCTTTCGATAACCTTGAAAGTAGAAAGGCGAACCTCGGTTTGATCTTCTTGCCTAGTGAGACACACATAATCCCAACTGGTAACAT TCATTCACCAGAGAAGGTACAGAAACAATTGAAGATTGGTGTGCCTGCAGAAGCTGTTTTCAATCAATTTGTCAATGTTATCTACGATCCAAACAAGAATAAAACCTATGTGACCGGTTTTACTATAAAAGTGCTTGAAGGTGTCATGAAACAACTTCCATATGCAGTGTCTTATGTTATGGTTCCATACAAAGGGACATATGACGATTTGTTGGCAGGAGTTTATAATAAG ACCTTGGATATGGTTATTGGGGATATAGAAATAACATCATATCGGTACCAGTATGCTGACTTTTCGCAGCCTTACATGGAGACAGAGATAGTGATGGTGGCGCCAATGAAAAAAGATACTTACAATAAAGGGTTTATCTTCCTTTACGCGTTTACATCGAAATTATGGATTGTATTATTGGCAATGACAGTAGGCACGGCTTCAGTCATCTGGTTTAACGAACACGTACATGAAAATATGGATTTTAAGGGTTCATCAACGTTCGAATATATTACAAATATGCTTTGGTTCGCGGTAGCAGTTTTGTCACTGTCACAAA GAGAACCAATTAAAAACGATTTATCTCGCTTGGCGCTAGCTACATGGTTTTGCGTAAATATGATTGTTGCTGTGTGTTTCTCAGCCACACTCTCTTTAATAATAACTGACTCGAGGTTTCACCCAACCCAAAAATTTCATGGAAACAATTATATTGTTGGCTGCGTTGAAAATTCTTTTATTAGTCGTTACCTGGTGAATGTCTTGCATTTTAGCCCAAAGAATTTAAGGCATTTCAAATCCATCGAAGGCTTCCATGAAGCATTCAAGAAAAGAGAGATCGACGCGGCTTTCTTTGTATCTCCACACGCCAATGTCTTCCTTGCAAAGTACTGCGAAGACTATCAAAATATTGTTTCTACTAAACTTAGCGGCTTTAGTTTC GCGTTTCAGAAGGGTTCAACACTCACAAGGGATTTTTCAGAGGCAATACTTAAAGTAATAGAGACTACAGAGATAACTTATATAGAGAAGAACATGTTGAAATCTTTGTCCAAGTGTTCTCAATTATCTCAAGAACAAGAATCGAATGGGCCATTACAGCTAGACCTCACGGATTTCACTGGATTGTTCATTATTTTAGGATGTGTTTCTACTTTCGTGTTCATTGCCGCGTTGAACCATCTGATAGCCAAACACCCGGACGCGATATGGAGGTTAATACAATCTAACCTTATAACAAGAAGAATTGGGAAATTGATTGCATTGTTACTCCAGATCAGAGTTGTACTTCGTGATCTCGGTGTAGAGTTAACTCCAAACCAAGCAACTGCATAG